In Streptomyces sp. P3, one DNA window encodes the following:
- a CDS encoding enoyl-CoA hydratase/isomerase family protein: MSVRLDVDEKTAVAVVTLDRPERLNAVDLETADELRGIWRALRFDDSVRAVVLTGAGGRAFSTGIDRDAVVPQPGSPFMQDDPLLTVGPKANDLWKPVVAAVEGMACGGAYYLLGECEFVVAGADAAFFDPHTTYGMVSAYESVLLAQRMPYGEVARMMLMGGAERMSARRAYEVGLVSELTEAGGALPAAVACAAVVAGYPPGGVQGTVRALWSAREAARATAFAQAPHLIALGNLPSDQQAELFTGRRGGGFRTR; encoded by the coding sequence GTGAGCGTGCGTCTGGACGTCGACGAGAAGACCGCCGTCGCCGTCGTCACCCTGGACCGGCCGGAACGGCTCAACGCCGTCGACCTCGAGACGGCCGACGAGCTGCGGGGGATCTGGCGCGCGCTGCGCTTCGACGACTCCGTGCGCGCCGTCGTCCTCACCGGGGCCGGCGGGCGGGCGTTCTCCACCGGGATCGACCGGGACGCCGTGGTGCCGCAGCCCGGCTCGCCCTTCATGCAGGACGACCCGCTGCTCACCGTCGGCCCCAAGGCGAACGACCTGTGGAAACCGGTCGTCGCCGCGGTGGAGGGGATGGCCTGCGGGGGCGCCTACTACCTGCTCGGGGAGTGCGAGTTCGTCGTCGCGGGGGCCGACGCCGCGTTCTTCGACCCGCACACCACCTACGGAATGGTCAGCGCGTACGAGTCGGTGCTGCTCGCGCAGCGGATGCCGTACGGGGAGGTCGCCCGGATGATGCTGATGGGCGGCGCGGAACGGATGTCCGCCCGGCGCGCGTACGAGGTCGGCCTCGTCTCCGAACTCACCGAGGCCGGGGGTGCGCTGCCGGCCGCCGTGGCCTGCGCCGCGGTCGTCGCCGGGTACCCGCCGGGCGGCGTCCAGGGCACCGTGCGGGCGCTGTGGTCGGCGCGGGAGGCGGCCCGCGCGACGGCGTTCGCGCAGGCCCCGCACCTCATCGCGCTGGGCAACCTGCCCTCCGATCAGCAGGCCGAGCTGTTCACCGGCCGCCGGGGCGGAGGGTTCCGGACACGGTGA
- a CDS encoding lipid-transfer protein, whose amino-acid sequence MTLKDATAIVGIGQTAFAKHLPESERALACRAVLAALDDAGIDPGEVDALASYTMEETDEVELAKAVGFGDLTYFGKVGFGGGGSCATVAHLAGAIAAGQATVGVAWRSRKRGSGPRPWTNTSVQLPTPAQWTRPYGLLRPADEIAMLARRYLHEYGATRDHLFNVALACRNRANRNPAAIMYDRPLTREMYMTARWISEPLCLYDNCLETDGALACVIVGRERARDCRRAPVYVHSAAQGLPAQHHGMVNYWNDDPLTGPAWAAARHLWKHADFTPDDVDVAQIYDAFTPLVPLSLEGYGFCGRGEGGAFTEGGALETGGRLPLNTGGGGLSEAYVHGFNLINEGVKQLRGTSTSQVPGAATCLVTAGEGVPTSALLLRN is encoded by the coding sequence GTGACCCTCAAGGACGCCACCGCCATCGTCGGCATCGGCCAGACCGCGTTCGCCAAGCACCTCCCGGAGTCGGAGCGGGCCCTCGCCTGCCGGGCCGTCCTCGCCGCCCTCGACGACGCCGGGATCGACCCCGGCGAGGTCGACGCCCTCGCCTCCTACACCATGGAGGAGACCGACGAGGTCGAGCTGGCGAAGGCCGTCGGCTTCGGGGACCTGACCTACTTCGGCAAGGTCGGCTTCGGCGGCGGCGGGTCCTGCGCCACCGTCGCGCACCTCGCCGGCGCCATCGCCGCCGGGCAGGCCACCGTGGGCGTCGCCTGGCGCTCGCGCAAGCGGGGCAGCGGGCCGCGCCCGTGGACCAACACGTCCGTCCAACTGCCCACCCCGGCCCAGTGGACACGCCCCTACGGCCTGTTGCGGCCCGCCGACGAGATAGCCATGCTGGCCCGCCGCTACCTGCACGAGTACGGCGCCACCCGCGACCACCTCTTCAACGTCGCGCTCGCCTGCCGCAACCGGGCCAACCGGAACCCGGCCGCGATCATGTACGACCGGCCGCTCACCCGCGAGATGTACATGACCGCCCGGTGGATCAGCGAACCGCTCTGCCTCTACGACAACTGCCTGGAGACCGACGGCGCGCTGGCCTGCGTGATCGTCGGCCGGGAGCGGGCGCGGGACTGCCGCCGCGCCCCGGTCTACGTCCACTCCGCGGCCCAGGGCCTGCCCGCCCAGCATCACGGCATGGTCAACTACTGGAACGACGACCCGCTCACCGGGCCCGCCTGGGCGGCCGCCCGACACCTGTGGAAACACGCCGACTTCACCCCTGACGACGTCGACGTCGCCCAGATCTACGACGCGTTCACCCCCCTGGTCCCGCTCTCCCTGGAGGGCTACGGGTTCTGCGGCCGGGGCGAGGGCGGCGCGTTCACCGAGGGCGGCGCCCTGGAGACCGGCGGACGGCTGCCCCTGAACACCGGCGGCGGCGGGCTGAGCGAGGCCTACGTGCACGGCTTCAACCTCATCAACGAGGGCGTCAAACAGCTGCGCGGCACCAGCACCTCCCAGGTCCCCGGCGCCGCCACCTGCCTCGTCACCGCCGGCGAAGGCGTCCCGACGTCCGCCCTGCTGCTCCGCAACTGA
- a CDS encoding FadD3 family acyl-CoA ligase produces MRADVEWGSIPGLVRAAAERYADAEAVVDGRTRIGYAELGARVERAAAACLANGVGAGDRVGVWAPNSLDWIVAALGAVSAGAVLVPVNTRFKGVEAVDVLRRSGARLLFVTGAFLGTSYVASLRRAAGEGERAGPGPLPGLPALEQVVVLSDDAPADFRAWKDFLASGDGVGRARVRARADAVRGEDPSDIVFTSGTTGRPKGAMITHAQTLRAYGIWTDLAGLRHGDRYLIVNPFFHTFGYKAGVIACLMRGATMIPQPVFDVETVLANVAAERVSVLPGPPTLHQSLLDHASRDRHDLSALRLVVTGAAVVPLRLVERLRGELGVETVLTAYGLSEASGVVTMCRRSDDPTVVAATSGRAIPGTEVRVDAAPGEPGEVLVRGFHVMRGYYEDPAATARALTPDGWLRTGDVGVLDAAGNLRITDRIKDMFIVGGFNAYPAEIERLLGLHPDVADVAVIGVPDPRLGEVGRAYVVRRPGAVSTSDDLIAWSRREMANYKVPRTVEFVSALPRNASGKVLKGELRGRRRRPPVE; encoded by the coding sequence ATGCGCGCGGACGTGGAGTGGGGCAGCATTCCGGGCCTGGTGCGCGCGGCGGCCGAGCGGTACGCCGACGCCGAGGCGGTGGTGGACGGCCGCACCAGGATCGGTTACGCGGAACTCGGCGCCCGGGTCGAGCGTGCGGCGGCGGCCTGCCTGGCCAACGGGGTCGGGGCGGGCGACCGGGTCGGCGTCTGGGCCCCCAACTCGCTGGACTGGATCGTCGCGGCGCTGGGCGCGGTGTCGGCGGGGGCCGTGCTGGTCCCGGTCAACACCCGCTTCAAGGGCGTCGAGGCGGTGGACGTGCTGCGCCGGAGCGGGGCCCGGCTGCTGTTCGTGACGGGCGCCTTCCTCGGCACGTCGTACGTGGCGTCGCTGCGGCGGGCGGCGGGCGAGGGGGAGCGTGCCGGCCCGGGGCCGCTGCCCGGGCTGCCCGCCCTGGAACAGGTCGTCGTCCTCTCCGACGATGCCCCGGCCGACTTCCGGGCCTGGAAGGACTTCCTGGCGAGCGGGGACGGGGTCGGGCGGGCGCGGGTGCGGGCGCGGGCGGACGCGGTGCGCGGGGAGGATCCGTCGGACATCGTCTTCACCTCGGGCACGACGGGCCGCCCCAAGGGCGCGATGATCACGCACGCGCAGACCCTGCGGGCGTACGGGATCTGGACCGACCTGGCCGGGCTGCGGCACGGCGACCGCTACCTGATCGTGAACCCCTTCTTCCACACCTTCGGCTACAAGGCCGGCGTGATCGCCTGCCTGATGCGGGGGGCCACGATGATCCCGCAGCCGGTGTTCGACGTGGAGACGGTGCTGGCGAACGTCGCCGCGGAACGGGTGTCGGTGCTGCCCGGTCCACCGACACTGCACCAGTCGCTCCTGGACCACGCGTCCCGGGACAGGCACGACCTCTCGGCGCTGCGGCTGGTGGTGACGGGTGCGGCGGTGGTGCCGCTGCGGCTGGTCGAACGGCTGCGGGGCGAACTGGGCGTGGAGACGGTCCTCACCGCGTACGGCCTCTCGGAGGCGAGCGGCGTCGTCACGATGTGCCGCCGCAGCGACGACCCCACCGTCGTCGCCGCCACCTCGGGCCGCGCGATCCCGGGCACCGAGGTACGGGTGGACGCGGCGCCTGGGGAGCCCGGCGAGGTGCTGGTCCGGGGCTTCCACGTCATGCGCGGCTACTACGAGGACCCGGCGGCGACGGCTCGGGCGCTGACCCCCGACGGCTGGCTGCGCACGGGCGACGTGGGCGTCCTGGACGCGGCGGGCAACCTGCGTATCACCGACCGGATCAAGGACATGTTCATCGTCGGCGGCTTCAACGCCTACCCGGCGGAGATCGAGCGACTCCTCGGCCTGCACCCGGACGTGGCCGACGTCGCCGTGATCGGCGTGCCCGACCCCCGGCTGGGAGAGGTGGGCAGGGCGTACGTGGTGCGGCGGCCGGGCGCGGTGTCCACGTCCGACGACCTGATCGCCTGGTCCCGGCGCGAGATGGCGAACTACAAGGTGCCGCGGACGGTGGAGTTCGTGAGCGCGCTCCCGCGCAACGCCAGCGGCAAGGTGCTGAAGGGCGAGCTGCGGGGGCGGCGCCGACGTCCCCCGGTGGAGTGA
- a CDS encoding Zn-ribbon domain-containing OB-fold protein, whose amino-acid sequence MLTPVPDADGAPFWEYAARGELRVQACADCGEPRFPPRPCCPHCRSFASEWRATSGRGRIWSYVVPHPPLLPDYAAHAPYVVLLVELAEAPRIRLVGNLVSEPGAALGSVPPDRVRIGARVQAVFGADGLAQWVLERP is encoded by the coding sequence ATGCTCACCCCCGTCCCCGACGCCGACGGCGCCCCCTTCTGGGAGTACGCCGCCCGAGGCGAACTGCGTGTCCAGGCCTGCGCCGACTGCGGCGAGCCCCGCTTCCCGCCCCGCCCCTGCTGTCCGCACTGCCGGTCGTTCGCGAGCGAGTGGCGGGCGACCTCGGGACGCGGGCGGATCTGGTCCTACGTCGTCCCGCATCCGCCCCTGCTGCCCGACTACGCCGCGCACGCCCCCTACGTCGTGCTCCTCGTCGAGCTGGCCGAGGCGCCCCGGATCCGGCTGGTCGGCAACCTGGTGAGCGAGCCCGGGGCGGCCCTCGGCTCCGTCCCGCCGGACCGGGTGCGCATCGGCGCCCGGGTGCAGGCCGTCTTCGGCGCGGACGGGCTTGCGCAGTGGGTCCTGGAGCGCCCGTGA
- a CDS encoding XRE family transcriptional regulator, with translation MTWLAELRREQDLTQRDIADSMGVSAPRISAIEHGEIDRTEVATLRSYVRALGGELRIVADFGDTHYTVA, from the coding sequence ATTACGTGGCTCGCCGAGCTCCGCCGGGAGCAGGATCTCACCCAGCGTGACATCGCCGACTCCATGGGGGTGTCCGCCCCCCGGATCTCGGCGATCGAGCACGGGGAGATCGATCGCACGGAGGTCGCCACCCTGCGCTCCTACGTGCGGGCCCTGGGCGGCGAACTCAGGATCGTCGCGGACTTCGGGGACACGCATTACACGGTGGCGTGA